Within Sinorhizobium sp. RAC02, the genomic segment TTGACGAAAACGGCAACGTACTCGATGTACTCGAAGTCGATAGCCGTGGAAGCATTTACTGAGGGAGCGTGTGATGAACAAGGTAACCAAGTTTACCACGCCAAGCGGTGACGAGATGGTCGTGCTCGCGCGCGCCGAATATGACGCGCTCGTCGAAATGGCGGAAATGCTTGAAGACGTGGCCGCCTATGACGAAGCCAAGCGGCGCATTGCGGAAGGCGACGACCTCCGGGTTCCCTCCGAGTTCGTCGACCGACTGATCGACGGGGAAAGTCCGATCCGTGTCTGGCGCGACTTCCGCGGCATGACGAGCAAGGATCTGGCGAAGGCGATCGGAGTCAGTGCAGGCTATCTTTCCGAGATCGAGACCGGGAAGAAGGAAGGCAGCATTTCGGTTTTCAGGAGCATTGCCAAGACGCTTCGCGTCGATCTCGACGACCTCTTCTGGGGCGAAGACAGCAAACGGTCGGTAAACGAATGATCTACGACGCATGAAACGCCTCCTCGAAGCCGAATTGATTTATGGCCGGTTGTTGCCGGTCGATGAGCCGCACCTGGTCGAGCGCTACAACAAGGCGCTGGACGGGTTCGGCATGCGGCGCACGGCGCTCACCAGCTTTCGCATCGACATGACCGGCTTTTCGCCTGAAATCGCGGATGAGCTGGGCGACCGGGATTATCTCGATCCGAACCGGGTCAACCGGCGGTTCGTCATCATGACGCCGGAGCAGGTCAACCTACCGGTGGTGCATACGAGTTTTTCCAACACCGCCGCGCTGATGCACGAGTTTTTCTCCGCCAATGCGCGGGCGATCAATGCGATCACTATCCGCGATGCGCTCTATGGCGAGATCGAGGACTCGGTGTCGGTCGTCAACGACATCGACGACCTGCTGTCGATCAACGAGGTGCGCTTCAAGGTGCTGTCGGCCGAGGACATGCTTGGCAAGGCGGGTGAACTGCGCAGTCTGGTCGATCGGCTGAAGACGGTGCCGAATGCCTGGTCGGACGATGTGATGCTCAACCGCATGGTCGAGCTTGCCAAGCAGACCGGCGACATTCGCCAGAATGCATTGGTGCCGGACCAACTGGTTTTCCGGCACGAGGCCTACTGGGCGAACCATTTCGGCGGCGTCTATGTCTTCCTCGATGACAAGACGACGACGGTGATCTGCGACCCGACCGTGCCGGGTTTCCGGCGCTCGCGGCCATGGCAGGTGAGCTACATCGCGCTCGACGATCACAAGCGCATCTTCGAGTTCCTCGCCTCGACCAAGCGGCTCGAGCTGCCGCGCGCCTCCTGGGTGGATCAGTCCGGCCTGTTCCAGCACCGTGCGGAGATGACCATCCTCAACCTCGTCAACCAGGGCGACCCGACGACGGACCTCGAGAAGGCGGACCGCATCTGGCTGCAGACATGGATGCATCGCAACGCCGCGCTTGTAGCGCGCGACGGCACCTATCCTTTCCTGCAGGAGGCGATCCGCACGGTGGCCGCCACGGGCGAGATCAAGATCAACGAGGCAGCGCCGGAGCGGCGCTTCCAGCTCGTGCGCGCCGCCCCTGACCATCCGGACCAGTGGTTGGTCAACCGGCTGATTTCGCAGATGGTTCCCTATGACTTCGTTTCCCGCTTCGTCTTCGACAAGCAGGGTTTCTACGCGGCCTACGAGCAATACAGCGAAAAGTTCCGCGCCTATGTTGTTGCGACGTTGACGCGGACCTATCTGCAAGACAAGGCTGGCTTCCGCCGCAAACTTTACGGCATCAGAGAGGACGACACCAATGCTTGACCCGATCGTCGCGTTTTTCCAACGCATCTTCGCGGCCATTGGCCGAGGCATCGGTCTGGTGATCGCCTGGATTCTGTGGCCGTTCATCACGGTGGCGAACTGGTATCGCGCGCGCAGCTGGATCATCAAGGGGCCGATCGGTATCGGGCTTCTCGTCCTCTTCGGGCTTTACGCCTATTTCATCTGGCAGACCCAGATGTGGACCGGTTTCGACCCGGATTATGCGAACCGCTACAATCTCGCCCAGCGCAAGCAGGAAACAGCCTCCACCGACACTGCGACGACCACAACCACGACAACGCCCGCGACGGGCGAAGTCGTGGAGCCGGAGCCGAAAACCTGCGTTCGCTCGGCGATCGTCGATGTCACGGCGGATCTGATCAACTTCAACGTCAACCAGAATGCCTGGATTTCGTCGATGCTGCTCTACAAGCTGGGGCTGTTCGGACTGGATTGGGACAGCACGCCGTGGTTCGACAACAAGGCCTCGTTCCAGCGCGGCGTCAACCAGGCGATCCGGCGCACGTCCGTGGAACTCGTCGATTCGCTCGGCCGCGTGCGCGGCACATCCGGCATCAATGCGGATCTCCAGCGCGCCCGCGGCAATATCCAGTTCGATGAGGAGACCTGGTATTTCGGCTCGGATTCGCTGCTGCCGAAGACGCCGACGCCGAACTATTATCGCACGGCGATGGTGGACCTGCGCAAGTTCAACACCTCGCTCGAGTCCTGCGACGCGATCTTCGATAGCCGCTCGGACAACCTGATCGAGTTCCTCGACCGCATCGCCAACGATATCGGCTCCACCTCGGCGATCATCCGCGAGCGCTCGGAGTTCCACAATGGCGGCTGGTTCGACACGCGGGCAGACGATCGCTTCTGGTTCGCCTACGGCCAGCTCTACGGCTACTATGGCATTCTGTCGGCGGCTGGCGTGGATTTCGATGCGGTGATTAAGGCGCGCGGCATCGAGCCGCTCTGGGTTGAGACCATCAAGCAGCTCCGGTCTGCGCTGAACATCCAGCCGGCCATCATCTCGAACGGTCGTGAGGACGGCTGGATCATGCCGACACATCTGGCCACGATGGGCTTCTATATCCTGCGCGTGCGCTCGAACCTCGTCGAGATGCGCGACGTGCTGGCGCGGTAATTCAGAAAAGGCTTTTAAACCGGCGCGCGTACACAAAACGCGCGCCGTTTTCGTTTTGGACGCAAATTTGTATCCGCATGTCGTTTTTGATCTAGCAGGCGGCAAATTCCAGCGTGGCGCGGCGTCCGGCTTCACGCTGAAATGGCGTGCCAACACATAAGGCAAAGCACCGTATCCGGGAGAGGAGACCTGGCGCGGTAGCGATGCCAAAAGGGAGCGACACTGCATGGCCGATGTGAAATCCGATATCGAAATTGCCCGCGCTGCAAAGAAGAAACCGATCCTGGAGATCGGCGCAAAGCTCGGCATTCCCGCCGAGCATCTGCTGCCCTACGGCCATGACAAGGCGAAGATCAGCGCCGAGTTCATTGCCGAGCAGAAGGGCAAGAAGAACGGCAAGCTGATCCTCGTCACGGCGATCAACCCGACGCCGGCCGGCGAGGGCAAGACGACGACGACTGTTGGTTTGGGTGACGGCCTCAACCGCATCGGCAAGAAGGCGGTGACGTGTATCCGCGAAGCCTCGCTAGGGCCGTGCTTCGGCGTGAAGGGCGGGGCGGCCGGCGGCGGTTATGCGCAGGTCGTGCCGATGGAGGACATGAACCTCCACTTCACCGGCGATTTCCACGCCATCACCTCGGCACACAACCTGCTGTCGGCGCTGATCGACAACCACATCTACTGGGGCAACGAGCAGAATATCGACATCCGGCGCATCGCCTGGCGGCGCGTGATGGACATGAACGACCGGGCGCTGCGCCACATCGTCGGTTCGCTCGGCGGTGTCGCCAATGGTTATCCGCGCGAGACGGGCTTCGACATCACCGTGGCCTCCGAGGTCATGGCGGTTCTCTGTCTTTCGATGGACCTCAAGGACCTCGAAAAGCGCCTTGGCAACATCATCATCGGCTATCGCCGCGACAAGTCGCCGGTCTTTGCCCGTGATATCAAGGCGGACGGCGCGATGACGGTTCTGCTGAAGGATGCCATGCAGCCGAACCTCGTGCAGACGCTGGAGAACAACCCGGCCTTCGTGCATGGCGGGCCGTTTGCCAATATTGCGCATGGCTGCAACTCGGTGGTCGCCACCACCACGGCGCTGAAACTCGCCGATTACGTGGTGACGGAAGCCGGCTTCGGAGCCGATCTGGGGGCGGAGAAGTTCTTCGACATCAAATGCCGCAAAGCCGGGCTGAAGCCGGATGCGGCGGTCATCGTCGCCACCGTGCGCGCCATGAAGATGAATGGTGGCATCAAGAAGGACGAACTCGGCAAGGAGAACATCGACGCGGTCAGGAAGGGCTGCGCCAATCTTGGCCGGCATGTGCAGAACGTCAAGAAATTCGGCGTGCCCGTCGTTGTCGCCATAAACCATTTCATCTCGGATACCGACGCGGAAATCCAGGCGGTGAAGGACTATGTCGCGACGCTTGGCGCCGAGGCCATCCTTTGCAGGCATTGGGCTCAGGGTTCGGCCGGCATCGAGGAACTGGCGCACAAGATCGTCGAACTCGCCGAATCCGGCCTGTCGCAGTTTTCGCCGCTCTATCCGGACGAAATGCCGCTGTTCCAGAAGATCGAGACGATCGCCAAGGACATCTACCATGCCGGCGAGGTCATCGCCGACAAGTCGGTGCGCGACCAATTGCGCGTTTGGGAAGAGCAGGGCTACGGCAACCTGCCGGTCTGCATGGCCAAGACGCAATATTCCTTCTCGACCGACCCGAACCTGCGCGGCGCGCCGTCCGGCCATACCGTGCCCGTGCGCGAGGTCAGGCTCTCGGCCGGTGCCGGCTTCGTCGTTGTTATCACCGGCGAGATAATGACCATGCCGGGCTTGCCGAAGGTGCCGTCGTCGGAGAAGATTTTCCTGAACGAGCAGGGCTATATCGAGGGACTGTTCTGAGAACGTAAAAAGGGGCGCTTCGGCGCCCCTTATCGTTTGGCTTACGTCCGGCCGAGGAAATCCAGCTTGCCGACGGGAACGCCATTGTGACGGAGGATCGCGTAGGCGGTCGTCAGGTGGAAGTAGAAGTTGGGCAGTGCGAAGGTCAGGAGATAGTCCTTGCCCGTGAAGTGCACTTCCTGCCCGCGTGTCTTCAGCACGACGGAGCGCTCTGCAGCGCCCTCATAGGCGGTCTCCGGTACCGAGGTGAGGTAGGTGGTCGTCTTGTCGATGCGGGCACGCAGGTCGGCAAGCGTCGTTTCGTCATCCGGGAAGCTCGGGGCCTCCGTGGCGGTGAGGCGGGAGGCGGCGCCCTTGGCGGTGTCGCTCAGACGCTGGATCTGGCCGGCGAGCGAGAGCATGTCGGGCGACAGGCGTGCGTTCACCAGAATTTCCGGTTTGATCTTCTTTTCCTCTGCAAAGGCCTCGGCTTTGTCGAGCAGTTTTGACAAAACGGCGAAGCCACGCTGGAAGGTGGGAATCGAGAGTTCGTAGGGGGAGATCGACATGGTGGGGGACCTTTGGACTGAATGATTGGGCCGCAACGGGCCGCCCTACAGATAGGTGTCGCCGCACCACCTTTTGAGGCACGGTTTGAAATAAACGGGGTCTACCAGCAATAGCGGTAGCCGCCTCGTCGTTCCTTGACGTCGAGATGCAGATGGTTCTGATGCGCCGCGTCGCTGCCGGGATCAAGCACGGTGGTGAAATAGAGGCAGGCGCTTTCGGTGATGGCGCGCTGGAAGGCGCCTTCGAGGCTTGAATCCTTGTCCGCCGGGCGAACGGTGATCGTCTTACCGCTCTTCAGCGAGAAGCCGGCGATGTCGATGGCATTCCCAAAGGCGTGCTCGGAAATCCTGCCTTCCTCGGCGCCGTTGCGGTTCTTGCAGACATAGGCAGAGGCCTGCGCCACACCGGTGATCGCCTCGCCCGGCATGGCGGCCTCAAGCGAGGGTTTCACCGCGCCTTCCACCCAGTGTGCAAGCTGCAGCGCCGTGTCGCAGCGGATGGTTGCTTGCGGTTCGAGCTTGATATCGCCTGCCAGCCCCTTGAGCAGGACCGGCCTGTCGATGCCGCAGGCCTTGCCGTCATTGACGGCGGCGGCTTCCTCGAAGGTTGCGCCGATGGCTTTCAGTTCCGTGCGGCAGGCGGCCTGTTCCTTGCCATCTTCGTGGGGGCGTTCCTTGGCCTTGGCTTCTTCTTCCTTTGCCTTGCGCTCAGCCTCGGCTTTCGCACTTTCAGCAGCGGATTGCGTGGTGTCCTCGGGCGATTTGCCGGCGTCCTCCTCGACCTGCTGTTCCGGCCGGGCGGCGGGAAGAGGGCCTTCTTTCGGAAGGTCGGCGGCACCCGCCAGAACGAGCATGGCGGCAAAAGGGGCTATGCGGCGGATCGTGGCGATGGGTTCGTCTCCCGACTGACAAAATCAGCGAGGAAACGCGGGGGAACGAATTTGGTTGCCGACGCGGTCTTAGATGCCGGCACCGCCGGTGATTTCCATGTCCGGCGGGCGTGGGGCGGTTGGGGGCACGGTAAGCGTGCGCACGCGCGCGATGAGATGGACGTTGTCACCGGTATCATTGTTTTCGATGATGTCGAGAAAGAAGCCGACCATCGTGCGTGTCTCTTCGGCATTTCTTGGCACGTGCCGGTATATGGCGTTGAAAACACTCGCGATCCGGCCGTCCAGCGCTTTGAATTCCGGGGTTTCGTGCTGTTCGAGCTTCTCCGCGATCCGAAGTTGTATTTCGCGGAACTCTTCCACCATGACGTCGACCATGGGTATTTTTGCCTTGATATCACTGGTTTCCAAGGCGTGCCATTAGCACATGCTCAATAATGGGGCAAATGTCCAGACATGGCGAAAATTCGCGATCTTGACAGATTGTTTCGCCGCCCTACCGCTTAACGGGGCAAGAAAGCTGAAGGCCGGTACCATTGCGCAACATTCGGAAAGCCGTGCCGTCGGTCTTGCGTAGGCGCGCACTTCACGCTAACACTCCGTTCCATGAAAAAGATGATCAACATTGCTGGCTGGTGGTGGGTTCGCTGAGGCGGCCTTGACCAGTCATGCGTGATTGAGACGACAAGCCGCCCGGAACCTTCGAGGCGGCTTTTTTGTGTTTGGCCGCCTTGTGGAGACCGGGCCTGAAACGGAGTTGGGGAATGGCCACGAGAATTCTGGAAGACGGCGGCGAAGCTTATGAGACGAGGGGCGGGGTAACCGTCACGCGCCGCCGCCGCGCAGCTGACTATGCAAACGCGATTTCCGCCTATGTCGACAAGCTCGATGAACGCCGCGGCGCGGTCTTCTCGTCGAACTACGAGTATCCGGGCCGCTACACCCGCTGGGATACCGCCGTCGTCGATCCGCCGCTCGGCATCTCCTCCTTCGGCCGCTCCGCCTGGATCGAAGCCTACAACGCGCGTGGCGAGGTGCTGCTGTCTCTCATCGCCGACCGTCTGGCCGCCGTTCCGGAACTGGCGCTGGGCGCCCATACGGCCCATCGCCTCGACCTCGACGTGAAGCTGCCCGACCGGGTGTTCACCGAGGAAGAGCGCTCGAAGATGCCGACGGTCTTCACGGTGCTGCGCGCGATTACCGATCTCTTCCATTCGGACCAGGACGCCAGCCTCGGCCTCTATGGCGCCTTCGGCTACGACCTTGCCTTCCAGTTCGACGCGATCGACCTGAAGCTGACGCGGCCGGCCGACCAGCGCGACATGGTGCTGTTCCTGCCGGATGAAATCCTCGTCGTCGACCACTATGCGGCCAAGGCCTGGATCGACCGCTACGATTTCTCCAAGGACGGGCTTTCGACCGAAGGCAAGGGCGAGGCTATTGCCTCCGAACCCTTCGAGACCGTCGATGTCATCCCGCCGCACGGCGATCACCGTCTGGGCGAATATGCCGAACTCGTCGTCAAGGCGAAGGAAAGCTTTCGTCGCGGCGACCTGTTCGAGGTCGTGCCCGGCCAGAAATTCTTCGAGCGCTGCGAAAGCAAGCCCTCGGAAATCTCGCGCCGCCTGAAAGCGATCAACCCGTCGCCCTATTCGTTCTTCATCAATCTCGGCAACCAGGAATATCTCGTCGGCGCCTCGCCGGAAATGTTCGTGCGCGTGTCGGGCCGCCGTATCGAGACCTGCCCGATTTCCGGCACGATCAAGCGCGGCGAGGATCCGATTGCCGACTCGGAACAGATCCTGAAGCTGCTCAATTCGAAGAAGGACGAATCCGAACTCACCATGTGCTCGGACGTCGACCGCAACGACAAGAGCCGCGTCTGCGAGCCGGGTTCGGTCAAGGTCATCGGCCGCCGGCAGATCGAGATGTATTCGCGCCTCATCCACACGGTCGATCACATCGAAGGCCGCCTGCGCGACGACATGGACGCCTTCGATGGCTTCCTGTCGCACGCCTGGGCCGTCACCGTCACGGGCGCGCCGAAGCTTTGGGCGATGCGCTTCATCGAGGCGCATGAGAAGAGCCCGCGCGCATGGTATGGTGGGGCGATCGGCATGGTCGGCTTCAATGGCGACATGAACACGGGGCTTACGCTGCGCACCATTCGCATCAAGGACGGTATCGCAGAAGTCCGCGCCGGCGCCACGCTGCTCTACGATTCGAACCCCGAAGAAGAAGAAGCCGAAACCGAACTGAAGGCATCCGCCATGATTGCAGCCATTCGTGATGCGAAGTCCGGCAACGCCGCCAAGGTGCAGCGCGATGTCGCGGCAGTGGGGGCAGGGGTGAACATCCTGCTCGTCGACCACGAGGACAGTTTCGTCCACACGCTCGCCAACTACTTCCGCCAGACGGGCGCGAACGTCACGACCGTGCGTACGCCGGTGCCGGAAGAGGTGTTCGACCGCATCAAGCCGGATCTCGTCGTGCTGTCGCCCGGCCCTGGCACGCCGAAGGATTTCGACTGCAAGGCGACGATCAAGAAGGCGCGCGCCCGCAACCTGCCGATCTTCGGCGTCTGCCTGGGACTCCAGGCGCTGGCCGAAGCCTATGGCGGCGACCTGCGCCAACTCGCCGTGCCCATGCACGGCAAGCCCTCGCGCATTCGCGTGCTGGAACCCGGCATCGTCTTCTCTGGCCTTGGCCGCGAGGTGACGGTCGGTCGCTACCATTCGATCTTTGCCGATCCCTCGACCCTGCCGCGTGATTTCATCATCACGGCGGAAAGCGAGGACGGTACGATCATGGGCATCGAGCATGCCAGCGAGCCGGTGGCTGCGGTGCAGTTCCATCCGGAATCGATCATGACGCTCGGCCAGGATGCCGGCATGCGCATGATCGAGAACGTGGTGGCGCACCTTGCCAAGAAAGCCAAGGTAAAAGCCGCCTGAGGCTTTGACAAAACGGCCGAACTGGCCGATAGGAACCGCAGAGAAAAACCGCGTGCACGTCCCCCGTGCGCGCGGTTTTGCGTTGATGGGCCAGGTTTTTGCAACTCGGTTGCATGCGCATGGAGAGCGGTATGGAAAATTCAGACAGCAAGACGGTCAAGCGCCTCGCCTTGTGGGGCATCCCGCTGTCGCTGGGCGTGATGGGCCTCAAGCTCGTCGCCTGGTGGGTGACGGGGTCGGTAGCACTGCTTTCGGACGGCATGGAATCGAGCGTCAACGTGGTTGCCGCCATCGTCGCCTTTGCGGCGATCAGCTATGCGGCAAAACCCGCCGACAAGACGCATCCCTTCGGCCACCACAAGGCGGAGTATCTGTCGGCGGTTATCGAGGGCGTGCTGATCGTCGTGGCGGCGCTGCTGATCGTCAAGGAGGCGGTGCCCGCAGTGCTGGCGCCGACTCCGATTGAAGCGCCTGTGCTCGGCCTGGCGATCAACTTCCTGGCGGGTGTGATCAATGCGATCTGGGCCTTCGTGCTCATCCGTGCTGGACGGCGTTACCGCTCGCCCGCGCTTTCGGCGGACGGCCAGCATATTCTCTCCGACGTCGTCACCTCCATCGGCGTGCTTGTTGGCCTCGTGCTGGCGATTGTGACCGGTTATGCGGTGCTCGATCCGCTGCTCGCCGTGCTCGTTGCACTCAACATTCTCTATCAGGGCTGGAAGGTCATCGCGCATTCGGTCGACGGGCTGATGGACCACGCTGTGGAGCCAGGGGAGGCGGACGCCATTCAGGCGGCGATCGCCGCCCATGGCACAGGCTCGCTCGGCGTTCATGACCTCAAGACGCGGCGGGCCGGGTCGGCGACCTTCGTCGACTTCCATCTCGTCGTGCCGGCATCCATGCCGGTCGGGCAGGCGCATGACATCTGCGACCGGCTGGAGGATGCGATCCGCACCGTGCAGCCCGGCGCGCAGATCGCCATCCATGTTGAGCCCGAGACGGAAAAGGCGCATGGCATCCGGGTCAAGATCGAGGAGGCGTGACGATGAGCAAGACTGACGTATCGGGACTGTCGCAACTGGGGCAGGCGGTCGATCTGCCCGTCAACCCGGAAACCGCCGTGCTGGAAAAGGTGCCGAGCAACCATGCGGGTACGGATTTCGTCGTGCGCTTCACGGCGCCGGAATTCACCTCGCTGTGCCCGATGACCGGCCAGCCGGATTTCGCGCATATCGTCATCGACTACATTCCGGACGGATGGCTGGTCGAATCGAAGTCGCTGAAGCTCTACCTGCATTCCTTCCGCAACCACGGCGCCTTCCACGAGGATTGCACCATCGACATCGCCAAGCGGCTGGTCGATCTGTTGCAGCCGAAATGGCTGCGGATCGGCGCCTACTGGTATCCGCGCGGCGGCATTCCGATCGACGTGTTCTGGCAAACGGGCGAAGCGCCACAGGGTGTGTGGATTCCGGACCAGGGCGTGCAGCCCTATCGCGGTCGCGGATAAAAGGCGGCGGGTTTGACCGCCGCCTTGGTGGTCTCAGCCGAAAGCGAGGACCAGGCCGGTAAGCGCGGTCAGACCGCCGATGATGCGCGCCGCGAGCGCGCCGCCGGAAAGCCGGGCGATGCCGAGACCTAGGCCGATGCCGGCACCATGCAGCAGCGCCGTCGCAACGACGAAGCCGATGCCGAACTGCCAGGCCCCGGCCGCGCCGAGTTCGCCGCCATGCGCATGGCCGTGGAAGAGGGCGAAGACGGCGACGATTGCGGCCGACATGACGGTGTCCAGCTTAACAGCCATGGCGACGAGCAGGCCGAGTGCCACGACCGAGGCGAGAATCGCCGGCTCGACGAAGGGCAGGGCGATGCCGGAGACGGCGAGGCTGAAACCGATGGCCATGGTGGTGACGAAGGCAGCCGGCACGGCCCACAGCGCCCTGCCGCCGATCTGCGCGGCCCACAGGCCGACAGCGAGCATCACCAGAATATGATCGAGGCCGAACAGCGGATGCGAGAAGCCGGCCATGAAGGAGCCGTGCTCTTCCGGATTGAGATGGGCGAAGGCCGGCGCCGTCGTGGCGGCAAGTGCAGCGAGTGCCAGCGTCATGCGTCTGATCATGGGGTCCCCTGTTCCGCTGGCTCCGGGAGCGAACCAGCGTATTTCGTAAATGAGAACCGCATCCTACGAATGGGACTGCGGCCAAGTCCATACGCAAATTGCGTATGGACAGGCTCCGGTTCCGTGCGGCAGTGAGCGCATTTACCCTGTTTTCCAGTGTCGCCGACAGGCTCTATCGCCCCTTATCGGTTTTGTTGCATTGTCTTGGCCAGTGAGTCGCATTATCTGACAGCGACAGGACTATTCTGACGAGCAATCGGAGACTTTGGATGAGCGACGAGGACGACAAGAAGACGGAACTGCCCCTGGGCAAGGAAACGGAGGCGAATCTATTCAAGTCGCGTTCGATCTTCATCTACGGGCCGATCAATCAGGAACTGGCGCAGAAGGTCTGCTCGCAGCTCGTGGCGCTTGCCGCCGCCGGCGACGAAGATATTCGCATCTACGTCAATTCGCCGGGCGGCCATGTCGAATCGGGCGATTCGATCCATGACATGATCAAGTTCATCAAGCCGAAGGTCTGGATGATCGGCACGGGCTGGGTCGCCTCCGCCGGTGCGCTGATCTATGTCGCCGCTCCCAAGGAGCGCCGCATTTGCCTGCCGAACACCCGCTTCCTGCTGCATCAACCGTCGGGCGGCACCCGCGGCATGGCATCGGACATCGAGATCCAGGCGCGTGAAATCATCAAGATGAACGAGCGCCTGAACCGGATCTTCTCCGAAGCGACCGGCCAGCCGATCGAAAAGATCGCCAAGGACACCGACCGCGACTATTGGCTTTCCGCCGAAGAGGCCAAGGGCTACGGCCTCGTCTCGCGCATCGTTAGCTCGCAGAGCGATATCTGAGGCTTTTAGTCTTTTTGAACAGGATGAAGCCCTCCCATTGCGGAGGGCTTTTTCTTTGGTGCTTGCGCTTTCGCCATCCCGCCGGTATAGACGGCCCTATGTTGAAGACCAGCGCACAGATCATTGAACGAGTTTCCCGCGGCAGCGAAGCTGTTCGCGAGCGTTCGCGCGGCTTCTCCTCGCTTCTTCTTCTCGGCCTTACGCGCGGTTGCCGGGTTCGTTGAGGAGCGCCCGGCGGCCGACAAAGCCCGCCCGGCAATAGCTCCTCGTTTCACCCTACGCATTAATTCCGGTTTGGCCGCCCACGGCCAGCATTCGCCGTCGCAAAATGCGCCTGCTTGCGCTAAGACGCTTTCGCGAATGCCGGGACGACGAAGAGACGAAAACGATGATTTTGAAGACCCACACCCCCAAGCAGGGCATGCCCGACGCGGCCGTCAAGTATCAGGCCTACCCGACGATCAACATTCCCGACCGCACCTGGCCGGGCAAGACGATCACCGAAGCACCGATCTGGTGTTCGGTGGACCTGCGCGACGGTAACCAGTCGCTGATCAACCCGATGGGCCACGACCGCAAGGCCCGCATGTTCCAGCTGTTGCTCGACATGGGTTTCAAGGAAATCGAGATCGGTTTCCCCTCCGCATCGCAGACCGACTTCGACTTCGCGCGCTGGTGCGTGGAAGAGGGCAACGTGCCGCGGGACGTCTCCTTGCAGGTTCTGGTGCAGTGCCGCCCGGAGCTGATCACCCGCACCTTCGAGGCGCTGGAAGGCGCCCATAACCCGATCATCCACTTCTACAATTCGACGAGCGAATTGCAGCGCCGTGTTGTGTTCGCCAAGGACGTTCACGGTATCAAGCAGATCGCCACCGATGCGGCCAAGATGATCACCGACATGGCCGCCAAGGCCGGTGGTGGCTACCGCTTCGAATATTCGCCGGAGAGCTTTACCGGCACCGAACTGGAAGTGGCGCTGGAAATCTGCAACGCGGTCGTCGAGATCGTGAAGCCGACCGCGGACAACAAGCTGATCCTCAACCTGCCCTCGACGGTCGAGATGGCGACGCCGAACATCTACGCCGACCAGATCGAGTGGATGTGCCGCAACATCGACAACCGCGAGAACGTCATCATCTCGCTGCACCCGCACAATGACCGCGGCAC encodes:
- a CDS encoding DUF1993 domain-containing protein, whose protein sequence is MSISPYELSIPTFQRGFAVLSKLLDKAEAFAEEKKIKPEILVNARLSPDMLSLAGQIQRLSDTAKGAASRLTATEAPSFPDDETTLADLRARIDKTTTYLTSVPETAYEGAAERSVVLKTRGQEVHFTGKDYLLTFALPNFYFHLTTAYAILRHNGVPVGKLDFLGRT
- a CDS encoding helix-turn-helix transcriptional regulator, yielding MNKVTKFTTPSGDEMVVLARAEYDALVEMAEMLEDVAAYDEAKRRIAEGDDLRVPSEFVDRLIDGESPIRVWRDFRGMTSKDLAKAIGVSAGYLSEIETGKKEGSISVFRSIAKTLRVDLDDLFWGEDSKRSVNE
- a CDS encoding DUF6638 family protein; amino-acid sequence: MKRLLEAELIYGRLLPVDEPHLVERYNKALDGFGMRRTALTSFRIDMTGFSPEIADELGDRDYLDPNRVNRRFVIMTPEQVNLPVVHTSFSNTAALMHEFFSANARAINAITIRDALYGEIEDSVSVVNDIDDLLSINEVRFKVLSAEDMLGKAGELRSLVDRLKTVPNAWSDDVMLNRMVELAKQTGDIRQNALVPDQLVFRHEAYWANHFGGVYVFLDDKTTTVICDPTVPGFRRSRPWQVSYIALDDHKRIFEFLASTKRLELPRASWVDQSGLFQHRAEMTILNLVNQGDPTTDLEKADRIWLQTWMHRNAALVARDGTYPFLQEAIRTVAATGEIKINEAAPERRFQLVRAAPDHPDQWLVNRLISQMVPYDFVSRFVFDKQGFYAAYEQYSEKFRAYVVATLTRTYLQDKAGFRRKLYGIREDDTNA
- a CDS encoding formate--tetrahydrofolate ligase — protein: MADVKSDIEIARAAKKKPILEIGAKLGIPAEHLLPYGHDKAKISAEFIAEQKGKKNGKLILVTAINPTPAGEGKTTTTVGLGDGLNRIGKKAVTCIREASLGPCFGVKGGAAGGGYAQVVPMEDMNLHFTGDFHAITSAHNLLSALIDNHIYWGNEQNIDIRRIAWRRVMDMNDRALRHIVGSLGGVANGYPRETGFDITVASEVMAVLCLSMDLKDLEKRLGNIIIGYRRDKSPVFARDIKADGAMTVLLKDAMQPNLVQTLENNPAFVHGGPFANIAHGCNSVVATTTALKLADYVVTEAGFGADLGAEKFFDIKCRKAGLKPDAAVIVATVRAMKMNGGIKKDELGKENIDAVRKGCANLGRHVQNVKKFGVPVVVAINHFISDTDAEIQAVKDYVATLGAEAILCRHWAQGSAGIEELAHKIVELAESGLSQFSPLYPDEMPLFQKIETIAKDIYHAGEVIADKSVRDQLRVWEEQGYGNLPVCMAKTQYSFSTDPNLRGAPSGHTVPVREVRLSAGAGFVVVITGEIMTMPGLPKVPSSEKIFLNEQGYIEGLF
- a CDS encoding extensin family protein; this encodes MLVLAGAADLPKEGPLPAARPEQQVEEDAGKSPEDTTQSAAESAKAEAERKAKEEEAKAKERPHEDGKEQAACRTELKAIGATFEEAAAVNDGKACGIDRPVLLKGLAGDIKLEPQATIRCDTALQLAHWVEGAVKPSLEAAMPGEAITGVAQASAYVCKNRNGAEEGRISEHAFGNAIDIAGFSLKSGKTITVRPADKDSSLEGAFQRAITESACLYFTTVLDPGSDAAHQNHLHLDVKERRGGYRYCW
- a CDS encoding DUF2333 family protein gives rise to the protein MLDPIVAFFQRIFAAIGRGIGLVIAWILWPFITVANWYRARSWIIKGPIGIGLLVLFGLYAYFIWQTQMWTGFDPDYANRYNLAQRKQETASTDTATTTTTTTPATGEVVEPEPKTCVRSAIVDVTADLINFNVNQNAWISSMLLYKLGLFGLDWDSTPWFDNKASFQRGVNQAIRRTSVELVDSLGRVRGTSGINADLQRARGNIQFDEETWYFGSDSLLPKTPTPNYYRTAMVDLRKFNTSLESCDAIFDSRSDNLIEFLDRIANDIGSTSAIIRERSEFHNGGWFDTRADDRFWFAYGQLYGYYGILSAAGVDFDAVIKARGIEPLWVETIKQLRSALNIQPAIISNGREDGWIMPTHLATMGFYILRVRSNLVEMRDVLAR